Proteins from one Streptomyces sp. NBC_00390 genomic window:
- a CDS encoding glycine-rich domain-containing protein, with the protein MTALAPERISARQLVDDELFGRLLTFLELEENMTRQHAERVMEQALAFIDMAGHRTDVPLSPSSMVDPGWHAFMLHTREYAAFCEQRFGGFLHHAPVKGQRLRDGVAIKRTVAAIEEMGYVIDHDLWGTAAECNPPACCGDGGGCGGGGS; encoded by the coding sequence ATGACAGCTCTTGCACCGGAACGGATCTCCGCCCGCCAACTCGTCGACGACGAGCTGTTCGGACGGCTCCTCACGTTCCTCGAGCTCGAAGAGAACATGACCCGCCAGCACGCCGAGCGCGTGATGGAGCAGGCCCTGGCGTTCATCGACATGGCCGGCCACCGGACCGACGTACCACTGTCTCCGTCGAGCATGGTCGACCCGGGGTGGCACGCGTTCATGCTGCACACCCGCGAGTACGCGGCGTTCTGCGAGCAGCGGTTCGGCGGCTTCCTGCACCACGCCCCGGTGAAGGGGCAGCGTCTGCGTGACGGCGTCGCCATCAAGCGGACCGTGGCTGCCATCGAGGAGATGGGCTACGTCATCGACCACGACCTGTGGGGCACGGCGGCCGAGTGCAACCCGCCAGCCTGCTGCGGCGACGGCGGAGGCTGCGGCGGCGGAGGTAGCTGA
- a CDS encoding helix-turn-helix domain-containing protein — protein MTKIHEAREALGQRLRELRREAALNGKGLAEALGWQASKVSKIELGRQSPSEADIAAWAAACDAVEETPALVAALRNLETQYADWRRQLRDGTKLRQQALAEVDAATNVIRAFESTWVPGLLQTPEYARCRLAEVVDLYGITNDIDAGVQARMERQNVLYQPGRRFHFVITEAVLQYGTAPRDVMAGQIDRLVSASSLASVRLGIVPFGIRLPVSPLHGFWMFDDRIIMVETFAAEMRLTQPEELRLYRGVFDRLATMARYGADARRLLHGALDTLGEQSSGGCEK, from the coding sequence GTGACGAAGATCCACGAAGCGCGTGAAGCGCTCGGCCAGCGCCTCCGCGAGCTCCGCCGTGAAGCTGCTCTCAACGGCAAGGGGCTCGCAGAGGCATTGGGCTGGCAGGCCAGCAAGGTCAGCAAGATCGAGCTCGGTCGGCAGAGTCCGTCCGAGGCGGACATAGCCGCGTGGGCGGCCGCCTGCGATGCGGTCGAAGAGACGCCCGCACTCGTTGCGGCGTTGCGGAACCTCGAGACGCAGTACGCAGACTGGCGTCGGCAGCTGCGCGACGGAACCAAGCTTCGCCAGCAGGCACTCGCCGAGGTCGACGCCGCTACGAACGTCATCCGCGCCTTCGAGAGCACCTGGGTGCCCGGCCTGCTGCAGACCCCGGAGTACGCACGGTGTCGCCTCGCCGAGGTCGTGGACCTGTACGGCATCACGAACGACATTGACGCAGGCGTGCAGGCCCGCATGGAACGGCAGAACGTCCTCTACCAGCCGGGGCGCCGCTTCCACTTCGTCATCACCGAAGCGGTGCTGCAATACGGCACCGCACCTCGTGACGTCATGGCCGGTCAGATCGACCGACTCGTGAGCGCGTCCTCGCTCGCGTCCGTGCGACTGGGCATCGTTCCGTTCGGGATTCGCCTGCCGGTCAGCCCTCTGCATGGCTTCTGGATGTTCGACGACCGGATCATCATGGTCGAGACGTTCGCCGCCGAGATGCGCCTGACGCAGCCCGAGGAACTGCGGCTGTACCGGGGTGTGTTCGACCGGCTGGCGACCATGGCCCGATACGGCGCCGACGCGCGCCGTCTGCTCCATGGCGCCCTCGACACCCTGGGGGAGCAATCCTCGGGCGGATGCGAGAAATAG
- a CDS encoding DUF6879 family protein → MPDLITGEVFGRLFEDFEHTAWRLETRTVYTVDEEREPFARHRRGEDPGTDWFQPWLDTMRRGIEQGKRIARVRVVPDVLTDYLEFELWLCQFNVQVGEDIRYLSQAQADKLGLPDYDYWLFDSCRLGRMHFTDEGVPLGTEMIEDPKQVVQHSYLRDTAWHHAIPYADYVAGRATSR, encoded by the coding sequence GTGCCCGACCTGATCACGGGCGAGGTTTTCGGACGCCTCTTCGAGGACTTCGAGCACACCGCCTGGCGCCTGGAGACCCGCACGGTCTACACCGTCGACGAGGAACGGGAGCCCTTCGCCCGTCACCGGCGCGGCGAGGACCCCGGCACCGACTGGTTCCAGCCGTGGCTGGACACCATGCGCCGCGGCATCGAGCAGGGCAAGCGGATCGCGCGCGTTCGGGTCGTCCCCGACGTTCTCACCGACTACCTCGAGTTCGAGCTGTGGCTGTGCCAGTTCAACGTCCAGGTCGGCGAGGACATCCGCTACCTGTCGCAGGCACAGGCGGACAAGCTGGGCCTGCCCGACTACGACTACTGGCTCTTCGACTCCTGCCGTCTCGGGCGCATGCACTTCACAGACGAAGGCGTCCCCCTCGGCACCGAGATGATCGAGGACCCAAAGCAAGTCGTCCAGCACAGCTACCTGCGTGACACGGCCTGGCACCATGCCATCCCGTATGCCGACTACGTCGCCGGGCGGGCCACCAGCCGGTGA
- a CDS encoding urea amidolyase associated protein UAAP1 has protein sequence MATATTDGARDHARAQDGTKAEAMPVVPATDWPAPPCEAGHLVWAETVAGGGYTHRVLARGTELRLTDLEGDACAHVLLHADGRPWERLNAADTVKVQWNAYLRAGQQLLSDQGRVLATLVTDTSGRHDALCGTSTLVRNTRRYGDGAACSASPAGRELLTLAALKNGLEPRDLPPSVSFFQGVEVRDDGTLHFTGPAGPGASITLRAEQDVTVLIANVPHPLDPRPEYISTPLEVLAWRAAPTVPGDPLYDATPEGRRAHLNTREFLAGKGQS, from the coding sequence ATGGCGACCGCGACAACAGACGGGGCCCGCGACCACGCCCGGGCCCAGGACGGCACGAAGGCCGAGGCCATGCCGGTGGTCCCCGCCACCGACTGGCCCGCGCCGCCCTGCGAAGCCGGGCACCTGGTGTGGGCGGAGACCGTGGCGGGCGGCGGCTACACCCACCGCGTCCTTGCCCGGGGCACCGAGCTGCGGCTCACCGACCTCGAGGGCGACGCCTGCGCCCATGTGCTGCTCCACGCCGACGGCCGCCCCTGGGAGCGTCTCAACGCCGCCGACACCGTGAAGGTCCAGTGGAACGCGTATCTGCGGGCCGGACAGCAGCTCCTGTCGGACCAGGGCCGGGTGCTCGCCACCCTCGTCACGGACACCTCGGGCCGGCACGACGCCCTGTGCGGCACCTCCACCCTCGTACGCAACACGCGGCGCTACGGCGACGGTGCCGCGTGCTCCGCCTCCCCGGCCGGCCGGGAGCTGCTGACCCTCGCGGCCCTGAAGAACGGCCTGGAGCCGCGCGACCTGCCGCCGTCCGTCTCCTTCTTCCAGGGCGTGGAGGTCCGCGACGACGGCACCCTCCACTTCACGGGACCTGCGGGCCCGGGCGCCTCGATCACGCTGCGCGCGGAGCAGGACGTCACCGTGCTGATCGCCAACGTCCCGCATCCGCTCGATCCGCGCCCCGAGTACATCAGCACCCCGCTCGAGGTGCTCGCCTGGCGCGCCGCCCCCACCGTCCCCGGCGATCCGCTGTACGACGCAACCCCTGAAGGCCGCCGCGCCCACCTCAACACCCGCGAATTCCTCGCCGGGAAGGGACAGTCATGA
- a CDS encoding urea amidolyase associated protein UAAP2 yields MTVVPARAAWSAVVRTGEQLTITDLHGNQAVDFLVYDAHDTAVRYSAPDTLQAQGNIFLTTGSVLMSNEHTPLMTVTEDTCGRHDTVGGACSKESNTLRYGHHTWSQHACVDNFLAEGARHGLGKRDLVSNVNWFMNVPVEKDGTLGIVDGISAPGLRVTLRAERDVLVLVSNCPQINNPCNGFEPTAVEMTIGRAAV; encoded by the coding sequence ATGACCGTGGTACCCGCCCGCGCCGCCTGGAGCGCCGTCGTCCGCACCGGCGAGCAGCTCACCATCACAGACCTGCACGGCAACCAGGCCGTCGACTTCCTGGTGTACGACGCACACGACACCGCGGTGCGTTACAGCGCCCCCGACACCCTCCAGGCCCAGGGGAACATCTTCCTGACCACCGGCAGTGTGCTGATGTCCAACGAGCACACGCCCTTGATGACCGTCACCGAGGACACCTGCGGACGCCACGACACCGTCGGCGGCGCCTGCTCCAAGGAGTCGAACACGCTGCGCTACGGCCACCACACCTGGTCGCAGCATGCCTGCGTCGACAACTTCCTCGCCGAAGGCGCACGGCACGGCCTGGGTAAACGCGATCTCGTCTCCAACGTCAACTGGTTCATGAACGTACCGGTCGAGAAGGACGGCACCCTCGGCATCGTCGACGGCATCTCCGCGCCCGGCCTGCGCGTCACCCTGCGCGCCGAGCGGGACGTGCTCGTCCTCGTCTCCAACTGCCCCCAGATCAACAACCCCTGCAACGGCTTCGAGCCGACCGCCGTCGAGATGACGATCGGCAGGGCCGCCGTATGA
- a CDS encoding 5-oxoprolinase/urea amidolyase family protein produces MTAFDTLLVANRGEIAVRVIRTARRLGLRTVAVFSDPDRSAPHVRLADEALRLGPAPARESYLDADLVLKAAKDTGAGAIHPGYGFLSEDADFARRCEAAGIVFVGPSAAQLDLFGAKHTARAAAEAAGVPLAPGSGLLPGLDAALAAADEIGYPVMLKATGGGGGIGMRAVHDRAELADAWERVQRVAAASFSSAGVFLERLVERARHVEVQVFGDGEGRVVTFGDRDCSLQRRNQKVVEEAPAPGLPRALREQLATSARSLCGSVGYRSAGTVEFVYDAARDEAYFLEVNTRLQVEHPVTEAIYGVDLVEWMLRLAQGDTGVVQEPGTPRGHAVEARVYAEDPSRDHRPGAGLLTRVDFPADVRVDTWIETGTEVTTAYDPLLAKVVAYGTDRADALRRLDAALAATRVDGIETNLGLVRAALADTSVQAATHTTTSLATVSDPTPRIEVMAPGTLTTVQDWPGRTGYWSVGVPPSGPMDDLSFRLGNLALGNDAGAPGLECTLEGPSLRFTHATTVCVTGAPAPVTVDGAPAAQWEPVTVPAGSCLRIGAPDGPGLRTYLLLAGGGLDVPDFLGSTATFTLGRFGGHGGRPLRTGDVLHGGTASAAATAVPPADRPDIGGEWHIGAAEGPHAAPEFFTEEDIHEFYGAQWKVHFNSARTGVRLVGPKPRWARTDGGEAGLHPSNIHDTPYSVGAVDYTGDMPVLLGPDGPSLGGFVCPATVVTGERWKLGQLRPGDTVRFVPVTTAGRARPAVDDGGILARGESVTYRRSGDDNVLVEFGEMNLDLALRMRVHALAEAVAAANLPGVRDLTPGIRSLQIRIDPDALSQEALLPTLIRLESGLGPTDALVVPSRTVHLPLSWDDPATREAIARYMAGVRDDAPWCPWNIEFIRRVNGLDTADDVYRTVFEAEYLVLGLGDVYLGAPVATPLDPRHRLVTTKYNPARTWTAENSVGIGGAYLCIYGMEGPGGYQFVGRTTQVWSRWQERPWLLNFFDRIRWYPAEADELLELRADMAAGRFTPRIEDGTFSLADHQRFLAENAPSIAAFRARQAAAFSAERDAWEAAGEFDRDEAPAPSPAAEPAVELPDGARLVEAEFAASVWQLHVEPGTEVAAGQPLLTLEAMKMESRVHAPSAGLISRLLVAPGSQVEAGTPLLVLAPSPV; encoded by the coding sequence ATGACCGCCTTCGACACCCTGCTCGTCGCCAACCGCGGCGAGATCGCGGTCCGCGTCATCCGCACCGCCCGGCGCCTCGGGTTGCGCACCGTCGCGGTCTTCTCGGACCCCGACCGCTCGGCGCCCCACGTCAGGCTCGCCGACGAGGCCCTACGACTGGGCCCTGCGCCGGCGAGGGAGTCCTACCTCGACGCCGATCTCGTCCTCAAGGCGGCGAAGGACACCGGCGCCGGAGCCATCCATCCCGGCTACGGATTCCTCTCCGAGGACGCGGACTTCGCACGCCGCTGCGAGGCGGCAGGCATCGTCTTCGTCGGCCCGAGCGCCGCCCAGCTCGACCTCTTCGGCGCCAAACACACCGCGCGCGCCGCCGCAGAGGCCGCCGGCGTCCCCCTCGCCCCCGGCAGCGGCCTGCTGCCCGGCCTCGACGCCGCACTCGCGGCGGCCGACGAGATCGGCTACCCGGTCATGCTGAAGGCCACCGGCGGTGGCGGCGGGATCGGCATGCGCGCGGTGCACGACCGCGCGGAACTGGCCGACGCCTGGGAGCGCGTGCAACGCGTCGCAGCCGCCTCCTTCTCGTCCGCGGGCGTGTTCCTGGAGCGTCTCGTCGAACGCGCCCGCCATGTCGAGGTGCAGGTCTTCGGCGACGGCGAAGGGCGGGTGGTCACCTTCGGCGACCGCGACTGCTCACTGCAGCGCCGGAACCAGAAAGTGGTGGAGGAGGCGCCCGCACCCGGCCTGCCCCGCGCCCTGCGGGAGCAACTGGCCACGTCGGCCCGGAGCCTCTGCGGGAGCGTCGGCTACCGGTCGGCAGGGACAGTGGAGTTCGTGTACGACGCGGCACGTGACGAGGCGTACTTCCTCGAGGTCAACACCCGCCTCCAGGTGGAACACCCGGTGACCGAGGCGATCTACGGGGTCGACCTCGTCGAATGGATGCTCCGCCTCGCGCAGGGCGACACCGGCGTCGTACAAGAGCCGGGCACGCCCCGCGGTCACGCCGTCGAGGCCCGCGTGTACGCCGAGGACCCGTCCCGTGACCACCGCCCCGGCGCCGGCCTGCTGACCCGGGTGGACTTCCCCGCGGACGTCCGGGTCGACACCTGGATCGAGACGGGCACGGAGGTGACGACGGCGTACGACCCCCTGCTGGCCAAGGTCGTGGCGTACGGAACCGATCGCGCCGACGCGCTGCGGCGCCTGGACGCGGCACTGGCCGCCACCCGTGTCGACGGCATCGAGACCAATCTCGGACTCGTCCGCGCGGCACTCGCCGACACCTCAGTCCAGGCCGCGACCCACACGACCACGAGCCTCGCCACGGTCAGCGATCCCACGCCGCGTATCGAGGTCATGGCGCCCGGCACGCTGACCACCGTCCAGGACTGGCCGGGCCGCACCGGCTACTGGAGCGTGGGCGTGCCGCCGTCCGGGCCGATGGACGACCTGTCCTTCCGTCTGGGCAACCTGGCGCTCGGCAACGATGCAGGCGCACCCGGACTGGAGTGCACACTCGAGGGCCCGTCGCTGCGGTTCACCCACGCGACGACCGTGTGCGTCACCGGCGCACCGGCGCCGGTGACCGTCGACGGTGCCCCCGCTGCCCAGTGGGAGCCGGTCACCGTCCCCGCCGGATCCTGCCTGCGGATCGGCGCCCCGGACGGGCCGGGCCTGCGGACCTACCTCCTGCTGGCCGGCGGCGGCCTCGACGTCCCGGACTTCCTGGGCAGTACCGCCACCTTCACCCTGGGCCGATTCGGCGGACACGGCGGCCGCCCGCTGCGCACGGGCGATGTGCTGCACGGCGGTACTGCCTCGGCGGCAGCAACCGCCGTGCCCCCTGCGGACCGGCCGGACATCGGCGGGGAATGGCACATCGGCGCCGCCGAAGGACCGCACGCGGCACCGGAGTTCTTCACCGAGGAGGACATCCACGAGTTCTACGGCGCCCAGTGGAAGGTCCATTTCAACTCCGCACGTACGGGCGTGCGGCTGGTCGGGCCGAAGCCCCGGTGGGCACGGACCGACGGCGGCGAGGCCGGGCTGCACCCGTCCAACATCCACGACACGCCCTACTCGGTGGGCGCCGTCGACTACACGGGTGACATGCCGGTGCTGCTCGGCCCGGACGGGCCCTCGCTCGGAGGCTTCGTCTGCCCCGCGACCGTCGTGACGGGCGAACGCTGGAAGCTCGGACAGCTGCGCCCCGGCGACACGGTCCGGTTCGTTCCCGTCACCACCGCAGGACGGGCGCGCCCCGCCGTCGACGACGGCGGGATCCTTGCGCGCGGCGAGTCGGTCACCTACCGACGCAGCGGCGACGACAACGTACTCGTCGAGTTCGGGGAGATGAATCTGGATCTCGCCCTGCGGATGCGCGTGCACGCGCTGGCCGAGGCGGTGGCGGCAGCGAACCTGCCAGGCGTGCGGGATCTGACCCCGGGCATCCGCTCGCTCCAGATCAGGATCGATCCGGACGCCTTGTCCCAGGAAGCGCTGCTGCCCACGCTGATACGCCTGGAGTCCGGACTCGGCCCCACCGATGCCCTCGTGGTCCCCTCCAGGACCGTTCATCTGCCGCTCTCCTGGGACGACCCGGCCACCCGCGAGGCGATCGCCCGCTACATGGCGGGCGTACGCGACGACGCCCCCTGGTGCCCGTGGAACATCGAGTTCATCCGCAGGGTCAACGGACTCGACACGGCCGACGACGTGTACCGCACGGTCTTCGAAGCCGAGTATCTCGTCCTGGGGCTCGGCGACGTCTACCTGGGCGCACCCGTCGCGACCCCCCTGGACCCGCGCCACCGGCTGGTGACGACGAAGTACAACCCGGCCCGGACCTGGACCGCGGAGAACTCCGTGGGCATCGGCGGCGCCTACCTGTGCATCTACGGCATGGAGGGCCCCGGCGGATACCAGTTCGTCGGGCGCACCACCCAGGTGTGGTCCCGCTGGCAGGAGCGCCCGTGGCTGCTGAACTTCTTCGACCGGATCAGGTGGTATCCGGCGGAGGCGGACGAACTCCTGGAACTGCGTGCGGACATGGCGGCGGGACGCTTCACGCCGCGCATCGAGGACGGCACTTTCTCGCTCGCGGACCACCAGCGCTTCCTCGCCGAGAACGCACCGTCCATCGCGGCATTCCGCGCCCGACAGGCAGCCGCCTTCTCCGCCGAACGCGACGCGTGGGAGGCGGCCGGCGAATTCGACCGTGACGAGGCCCCCGCCCCGTCACCTGCCGCCGAGCCCGCCGTTGAACTGCCCGACGGCGCCCGGCTGGTGGAGGCGGAATTCGCGGCCTCGGTCTGGCAGCTGCATGTCGAGCCCGGCACCGAGGTGGCGGCGGGCCAGCCCCTGCTCACCCTGGAGGCCATGAAGATGGAATCCCGGGTCCACGCACCCTCCGCGGGCCTGATCAGCCGGCTGCTGGTCGCCCCCGGCTCCCAGGTCGAAGCGGGTACGCCTCTGCTCGTCCTCGCACCGTCCCCCGTATGA
- the atzF gene encoding allophanate hydrolase, which translates to MPATALDRVRDAYARIAYIRRPDVWITLRPLAEAEEDARAVDRRLAAGEQLPLAGRTLAVKANIDIAGIPTTAGCPSYGYRPAADATAVARLKAAGAIVLGSTNMDQFATGLVGTRSPYGAVPSVLDPARVAGGSSSGSAVAVALGIADLALGTDTAGSGRVPAAFNNIVGLKPSRGLVPTDGVVPACASLDCVSVFARTLPEAEHALALVSSPPGRRAPHRSPGPWRIAVPTNAQLGEMDDGWAEAFEAAAARLAAAGAQLVPVDLTPFTEAAAMLYEGAFVAERYTAVGAFVDKETPDLDPTVASIIRGARDIPAHRLFADQARLAELRTRAMAGFAAEEADALLLPTTPGHPTLADVAADPIGVNARLGRFTNSTNLFDLAAVAVPAGVLEDGHPFGVMLTGPAGTDDRLARIAAHLTPPARIAVVGAHLTGQPLNHELLALGGRLLSRTSTAPVYRLFALRTDPPKPGLVHTGEGGTAVEAEVWELPVQGLGILTAALPRPMAIGRVELADGTMAPGFLCEPGAVQDAEDISHHGGWRAYRNS; encoded by the coding sequence ATGCCTGCCACCGCGCTCGACCGGGTGCGTGATGCCTACGCCCGTATCGCGTACATCCGCAGACCGGACGTGTGGATCACCCTCCGTCCCCTCGCCGAAGCCGAGGAGGACGCCCGGGCCGTCGACCGCCGCCTGGCCGCCGGTGAGCAACTGCCGCTCGCCGGGCGGACCCTCGCCGTGAAGGCCAACATCGACATCGCCGGCATCCCGACCACGGCCGGCTGCCCCTCCTACGGATACCGGCCGGCCGCGGACGCCACGGCAGTCGCCCGCCTCAAGGCAGCGGGTGCCATCGTGCTCGGCAGCACCAACATGGACCAGTTCGCCACCGGTCTCGTCGGCACCCGTTCGCCCTACGGAGCCGTGCCCAGTGTGCTCGACCCGGCCCGCGTCGCCGGCGGGTCGAGCTCGGGATCCGCGGTCGCGGTGGCCCTGGGCATCGCCGACCTCGCCCTCGGCACCGACACCGCCGGGTCCGGGCGCGTACCCGCCGCGTTCAACAACATCGTGGGACTCAAGCCCAGCCGCGGGCTCGTGCCCACCGACGGTGTCGTCCCCGCATGCGCGAGCCTGGACTGCGTCAGTGTCTTCGCCCGCACCCTCCCCGAGGCCGAACACGCGCTCGCCCTCGTCTCGTCCCCGCCCGGCCGCCGCGCCCCGCACCGCTCGCCCGGCCCATGGCGTATCGCCGTGCCCACGAACGCGCAGCTGGGAGAGATGGACGACGGCTGGGCGGAGGCCTTCGAGGCCGCGGCGGCGAGACTCGCCGCAGCCGGAGCCCAGCTCGTCCCCGTCGACCTCACCCCGTTCACCGAGGCCGCGGCGATGCTGTACGAGGGCGCGTTCGTAGCCGAGCGCTACACCGCCGTGGGTGCCTTCGTCGACAAGGAGACCCCCGACCTCGACCCCACGGTCGCCTCCATCATCCGGGGTGCCCGCGACATCCCCGCGCACCGGCTCTTCGCCGACCAGGCCCGCCTCGCGGAGCTGCGCACCCGCGCCATGGCCGGCTTCGCCGCCGAGGAGGCGGATGCGCTGCTCCTGCCCACCACGCCCGGTCATCCGACGCTCGCCGACGTCGCCGCGGACCCGATCGGGGTGAACGCACGGCTCGGCAGGTTCACCAACTCCACCAACCTCTTCGACCTCGCGGCGGTCGCCGTTCCCGCAGGTGTCCTCGAGGACGGCCACCCCTTCGGGGTCATGCTGACCGGCCCGGCCGGCACGGACGACCGCCTCGCCCGGATCGCCGCCCACCTCACCCCGCCCGCCCGGATCGCCGTGGTCGGAGCCCACCTGACCGGCCAGCCCCTCAACCACGAACTCCTCGCCCTCGGGGGACGCTTGCTGTCCCGGACCTCCACCGCACCCGTCTACCGGCTGTTCGCCCTGCGCACCGATCCGCCGAAGCCCGGACTCGTCCACACCGGTGAGGGCGGAACCGCCGTCGAGGCAGAGGTCTGGGAACTGCCTGTCCAGGGCCTCGGAATCCTGACCGCCGCGCTGCCCCGCCCGATGGCGATCGGCCGTGTCGAACTCGCGGACGGAACCATGGCGCCGGGTTTTCTGTGCGAACCGGGCGCGGTCCAGGACGCCGAGGACATCAGTCACCACGGGGGCTGGCGCGCGTACAGGAACAGCTGA
- a CDS encoding putative quinol monooxygenase: protein MNIGLLARIEAKPEYADQVQGLLQSALQLAREEEHTVTWFAFRESETTFGVFDTFESEEGRTGHLQGRIAAALMEAAPTMLASPPDIRPVDLLAVKLP from the coding sequence ATGAACATCGGACTGCTGGCGCGTATCGAGGCCAAGCCGGAGTACGCCGACCAGGTGCAGGGCCTGCTGCAGAGTGCCTTGCAGCTCGCCCGCGAGGAGGAGCACACCGTGACCTGGTTCGCGTTCCGGGAGAGCGAGACCACGTTCGGTGTCTTCGACACGTTCGAGAGCGAGGAGGGGCGGACGGGCCATCTGCAGGGCCGGATCGCCGCGGCCCTGATGGAGGCGGCGCCGACCATGCTGGCGTCACCGCCGGACATCCGCCCCGTCGACCTCCTCGCGGTCAAGCTGCCCTGA
- a CDS encoding GlxA family transcriptional regulator, with protein sequence MDVALVVYDGVFDSGLSALLDVLDAANGMRGELPHPPPAWQVTTVGARRRVRTGAGHLVTAEPVSAAAHADLLLVPALAERRPDTLLEQIAGPALAPVRDLVAATRERGAPVASACTGTFVLAESGILDGREATTTWWLAPLFRKRFPSVTLDETRMVTTSDGVTTAGAAFGHVDLALAVVRMTSPALADLIARYLVVDERPSQSAYTIPSALAQNDPLVAAFERWVRLHLDGPIGMAEAARSLGVSERTLQRTVRRVLGTSPVRFVQDLRVEQASHLLRTTDLSLESIARKVGYEHANTLRILLRERTGNTAGSLRGR encoded by the coding sequence ATGGATGTCGCGCTGGTGGTGTACGACGGTGTGTTCGACTCCGGGCTCTCGGCGCTGCTGGACGTGCTGGACGCGGCCAACGGGATGCGCGGCGAGCTGCCCCATCCGCCGCCCGCCTGGCAGGTGACGACGGTCGGCGCCCGCCGCCGGGTCCGCACCGGCGCGGGCCACCTCGTGACGGCCGAACCGGTGAGCGCTGCCGCGCACGCCGACCTGCTGCTCGTCCCGGCGCTCGCCGAGAGGCGGCCCGACACGCTCCTCGAGCAGATCGCCGGTCCCGCGCTCGCGCCCGTACGCGACCTCGTGGCCGCCACCCGCGAACGCGGAGCACCCGTCGCCTCGGCCTGCACCGGCACCTTCGTCCTGGCCGAGTCCGGGATTCTCGACGGGCGGGAGGCGACCACCACCTGGTGGCTCGCCCCGCTGTTCCGCAAACGTTTTCCGTCGGTCACGCTCGACGAGACGCGGATGGTGACGACATCGGACGGGGTGACGACGGCCGGCGCCGCCTTCGGGCACGTCGATCTCGCACTCGCCGTCGTCCGGATGACCAGCCCCGCCCTTGCGGATCTGATCGCCCGATACCTCGTCGTCGACGAACGGCCCTCGCAGTCGGCGTACACCATCCCGAGCGCCCTGGCCCAGAACGATCCGCTCGTCGCCGCGTTCGAACGATGGGTGCGGCTGCATCTCGACGGGCCGATCGGGATGGCCGAAGCGGCCCGGTCCCTGGGGGTGAGCGAACGCACCCTCCAGCGGACGGTCCGCCGGGTGCTCGGCACCTCACCGGTGCGCTTCGTACAGGATCTGCGCGTCGAGCAGGCCTCGCACCTGCTGCGCACGACGGACCTGTCGCTGGAGTCCATCGCCCGCAAGGTCGGCTACGAGCACGCCAACACCCTGCGGATCCTGTTGCGCGAGCGGACGGGCAACACGGCCGGGTCGCTGCGCGGACGCTGA